One Plutella xylostella chromosome 31, ilPluXylo3.1, whole genome shotgun sequence genomic region harbors:
- the LOC125491099 gene encoding LOW QUALITY PROTEIN: uncharacterized protein LOC125491099 (The sequence of the model RefSeq protein was modified relative to this genomic sequence to represent the inferred CDS: substituted 1 base at 1 genomic stop codon), whose translation MYSEFLKEYESLGHMTKIDEVQFPNYFLPHHGVFRESSETTKLXVVFQANTPTESGKSLNDIMLPGPSLQNDIFSILLRFRQHKYVACADIEKMFRQVNVQPDQRSLQCIVWRENPDDELGVYQLNSLTYGTTAAPYLSMRCIRQLAEECDDPLIPKVIKDDMYVDDLITGDDDQQKLIATCEKTSQVLNSGCFPLRKWTFNFDVSDTASKEIAKGPHTQSKTLGLGWLSASDELHFTTKLSLDSESKLTKRSILSVLSQIYDPLGLLAPAVIQAKILLQQLWLLKIGWDDAVPDDVVSMWNSFLSTLGTLNEIKIDRWISSDNTEVRELHVFSDASQKAYGACAYIRSCSNNGNITVKLHCAKSRVAPLKVCSIPRLELCAALIGARLYDAIIKALRLSFDRIYFWTDSTIVMGWLRMSPHLLKTFVQNRVTEINELTGNCTWLHVDGKHNPADLVSRGLNLDELGKSSLWWNGPSFLNNPELPASQTNQVHFESLPEMKPTNNTTSLVSTQPNDELFDFTEYSQFNRLQRIAAYLLRFVNNCRSSKIRKTGSLSADELQESRLLLARMSQKQSFPKLYDNLIHKKDLSRDKEMKQYLNLNVFLDEDKVLRVGGRLGNSSFEYGKKYPILLCSKHEFTLMMCRYEHKQLLHAGPQLMLANIRDSWWPIGARNLVRKVVHQCVKCTRLKGKVLSPIMGNLPANRLEGSFPFLHTGVDFAGPVSILNRKGRGATLTKGYICLFVCLSSRAIHLELVSGLSTNDYVLALIRFYSKRGKPISITSDNGRNFVGVETQFPLLCDKNKRKVIDHSANQGIQFHFIPPYSAHFGGLWEAGVKSCKSHLRRIVGDARLTFEEFSTVLAQIEAVLNSRPLSPLSADPNDLSPLTPGHFLIGRPLTAPPAEDLTAAVTNRLNRYDRVEQLRQHFWRRWSKEFVSELQTRTKWKINHDTLTMNSLVLIKEDNLPPLRWRLGRIVQLFPGTDGVARVADIRTATGVVRRAFSKICPLPLQPEPSSSSLPASPTITT comes from the coding sequence ATGTACAGTGAGTTCCTGAAAGAATACGAATCACTAGGTCACATGACTAAAATAGACGAAGTCCAGTTTCCGAACTATTTTCTACCTCATCATGGTGTTTTTCGCGAAAGCAGTGAGACGACGAAACTTTGAGTAGTTTTCCAAGCGAACACTCCCACTGAATCAGGCAAGTCGCTCAACGACATTATGTTACCGGGGCCGTCATTACAAAACGATATATTCTCGATTCTTTTAAGATTTCGGCAGCATAAATACGTAGCATGCGCAGACATCGAGAAAATGTTTCGGCAAGTAAATGTACAGCCTGATCAACGTAGCTTGCAGTGTATAGTTTGGCGGGAAAACCCTGATGATGAGTTAGGCGTATATCAGTTGAACAGTTTAACGTATGGGACAACTGCAGCGCCTTATCTAAGCATGCGATGCATACGACAGTTAGCTGAGGAATGCGATGATCCCTTGATACCCAAGGTGATCAAAGACGATATGTATGTTGATGATTTGATTACGGGTGATGATGATCAACAAAAATTGATAGCTACATGCGAGAAAACGTCACAGGTATTGAATTCGGGTTGTTTTCCGCTGCGAAAATGGACATTTAACTTCGACGTTAGTGACACAGCATCTAAAGAAATAGCTAAGGGTCCGCACACACAGAGCAAAACGTTAGGACTTGGGTGGTTAAGCGCGAGCGATGAACTTCACTTCACGACAAAATTAAGTTTAGATAGTGAATCAAAGCTAACAAAACGTTCTATCCTGTCAGTGTTATCACAAATATACGATCCCTTAGGTCTCTTGGCACCAGCAGTGATACAAGCGAAGATCCTGCTGCAACAGTTGTGGTTGCTTAAGATAGGTTGGGATGACGCGGTCCCCGATGACGTAGTCAGCATGTGGAATAGTTTCCTAAGTACGCTAGGAACAttaaacgaaataaaaatagatagaTGGATATCAAGCGATAATACGGAAGTGCGAGAGCTTCATGTCTTTTCTGATGCATCACAAAAGGCATACGGGGCCTGTGCCTACATACGATCATGCAGTAATAATGGCAATATAACTGTAAAACTACATTGCGCGAAAAGTAGGGTTGCACCTTTAAAAGTTTGTAGCATACCCAGACTTGAGCTGTGTGCAGCGTTAATCGGCGCTAGACTATACGATGCGATAATAAAAGCGTTACGTCTATCATTCGATCGCATATATTTTTGGACAGACTCCACGATAGTCATGGGCTGGCTTCGCATGTCTCCCCATCTGCTCAAAACGTTTGTACAGAATCGAGTTACCGAAATAAACGAGCTGACAGGTAACTGTACGTGGTTACATGTTGATGGCAAACATAATCCCGCGGATTTAGTTTCGCGAGGGCTTAACTTAGACGAATTAGGTAAGTCAAGTTTATGGTGGAATGGACCGTCTTTCCTAAATAACCCTGAACTGCCAGCTAGTCAGACGAATCAAGTGCATTTCGAGTCATTACCTGAAATGAAACCGACAAATAATACGACGAGCTTAGTCAGTACGCAGCCTAATGATGAGTTATTTGACTTCACTGAATACTCTCAATTCAATCGGTTACAACGTATAGCTGCCTACTTGCTACGCTTTGTAAACAACTGCCGAAGTAGTAAGATTAGAAAAACCGGTTCATTATCAGCTGATGAGTTACAAGAATCACGACTTTTACTCGCGAGAATGTCACAAAAACAGTCATTTCCGAAATTATACGATAATTTAATTCACAAAAAGGACTTGAGTCGTGATAAAGAGATGAAACAATACCTAAACTTAAACGTATTTTTAGACGAAGACAAAGTTTTACGTGTAGGCGGTAGATTAGGTAATTCTAGTTTTGAATATGGGAAAAAGTACCCTATTCTATTGTGCAGTAAACATGAATTCACTTTAATGATGTGCCGTTATGAACATAAACAATTATTacacgctggtccacagctCATGTTAGCAAACATTCGCGATAGCTGGTGGCCAATTGGTGCTAGAAACTTAGTTCGAAAAGTAGTGCATCAGTGTGTAAAATGTACGCGATTGAAGGGAAAGGTTCTAAGTCCTATCATGGGCAACCTACCTGCTAACCGTTTGGAGGGCAGTTTTCCCTTCTTACATACCGGAGTAGACTTCGCTGGGCCAGTGAGCATACTTAATCGTAAAGGTCGAGGAGCGACACTTACCAAAGGGTACatatgtttatttgtttgcCTATCGTCGCGAGCGATTCATTTGGAGCTAGTTAGCGGTTTATCGACAAATGATTATGTTCTAGCACTCATTCGGTTCTATAGTAAACGCGGTAAACCAATTTCGATTACTTCAGATAACGGAAGAAACTTTGTAGGCGTAGAAACGCAATTTCCCTTACTCTGtgacaaaaataaacgaaaGGTCATTGATCACTCGGCTAATCAGGGTATACAATTTCATTTTATCCCTCCTTACTCTGCTCATTTTGGTGGTTTGTGGGAGGCGGGAGTAAAGTCCTGCAAGAGTCACCTGAGGCGAATAGTTGGTGATGCTCGATTAACGTTTGAGGAATTTAGTACTGTGTTAGCGCAGATCGAGGCCGTCCTAAATTCCCGCCCCCTGTCGCCGCTCTCCGCCGACCCGAACGACCTCTCGCCGCTGACGCCGGGACACTTCCTCATCGGGCGCCCCCTGACCGCCCCACCAGCCGAGGACCTGACAGCAGCCGTGACCAACCGGCTCAACAGATACGACAGAGTCGAACAGCTTCGACAGCACTTCTGGCGGCGATGGTCAAAAGAATTCGTCTCCGAGCTGCAAACACGAACCAAGTGGAAAATCAACCACGATACACTCACGATGAACAGTCTGGTGTTGATCAAAGAGGACAACCTTCCACCGCTGAGATGGCGACTGGGAAGAATCGTGCAGCTGTTCCCGGGCACAGACGGAGTAGCTCGAGTGGCAGACATACGCACCGCCACGGGCGTGGTACGCCGCGCCTTCTCGAAGATCTGCCCACTGCCTCTTCAGCCAGAGCcctcttcatcatcattaccGGCTTCACCTACGATTACGACCTAG